In Acaryochloris marina S15, a single genomic region encodes these proteins:
- a CDS encoding trypsin-like peptidase domain-containing protein, giving the protein MKFIHPLVPVVITAIVAAPFYSAQALNSAEVSAIAEAVTVRIDGQNSGSGVIIKRQDDVYTVLTAAHVVATADEYDVVTDDDSRYPLAYSTVKKFPGIDLALVEFTSSKPYQVAKLGDSSNVRAGESIYVSGFPMSTAAITAPIWNFSEGKVTANAKRPLADGYGLVYSNNTLPGMSGGSVLDSQGQLIGIHGRADGERQVKRTETVYVKTGFNLGIPINTFLSSVGTINPDLGFSGNVATGGVELTSDDLYLQGTNKFQGGNYQGAIADLNQSIDLNPQNAFAFNSRGNAFYELQQYKDAITQYDQAIALNPDYAEAYFNRGLAHKLDGNDAQAQQDHLKSKQLLGGQVESLQNKADRIQQLLDQKLKPFELR; this is encoded by the coding sequence ATGAAATTTATCCATCCACTCGTCCCTGTAGTAATTACTGCAATTGTTGCCGCTCCTTTTTATAGTGCCCAGGCATTGAATTCAGCGGAAGTGAGTGCGATCGCAGAAGCCGTTACCGTCCGTATCGATGGTCAAAACTCAGGTTCAGGGGTGATTATCAAACGTCAAGATGATGTTTACACCGTATTGACAGCGGCCCATGTGGTGGCCACAGCGGATGAATATGATGTAGTGACTGATGATGATTCACGGTATCCCTTGGCCTACAGTACCGTTAAAAAATTTCCTGGAATTGATTTAGCACTGGTTGAATTTACTAGTTCCAAGCCTTATCAAGTCGCAAAGTTGGGAGACTCGTCTAACGTGAGGGCAGGAGAATCTATTTATGTCTCTGGATTTCCCATGTCTACTGCTGCTATCACCGCTCCCATTTGGAACTTTTCTGAAGGGAAGGTAACGGCAAACGCTAAACGCCCTTTGGCAGATGGCTATGGATTGGTTTATAGCAACAACACCTTACCGGGGATGAGTGGTGGGTCTGTTTTAGACAGCCAAGGCCAACTGATTGGCATTCATGGGCGAGCGGATGGAGAACGGCAGGTTAAACGGACGGAAACGGTGTACGTGAAGACAGGATTTAATCTAGGGATTCCCATCAATACCTTTTTAAGTTCCGTGGGCACGATTAATCCTGATTTAGGATTTTCAGGAAATGTGGCAACTGGGGGAGTTGAATTAACCTCGGATGACTTGTATTTGCAGGGCACGAATAAGTTTCAAGGGGGGAATTACCAAGGTGCGATCGCAGATCTAAATCAATCCATCGACCTCAATCCCCAAAATGCTTTTGCCTTCAACAGTCGTGGCAATGCTTTTTATGAATTACAGCAATACAAAGATGCGATCACTCAGTATGACCAAGCTATTGCCTTGAATCCTGACTATGCCGAAGCCTATTTCAATCGAGGACTCGCTCATAAGCTTGATGGAAATGATGCTCAAGCCCAGCAGGATCATCTGAAATCAAAGCAACTCTTAGGTGGCCAAGTCGAATCACTTCAAAATAAAGCCGATCGCATTCAACAACTGCTCGATCAAAAGCTGAAGCCTTTTGAACTTCGGTAA